Proteins from one bacterium genomic window:
- a CDS encoding aminopeptidase, which yields MKDPRLVKLADTLVNYSTKVKPGDKVLIEAKGDHSHELVKEIVTKVAEAGGLPFYYYNEEEVERRWVLGASEAQLKAYGQMHLRMMRDMACYIAVRGSNNSFTMADIPRAKREMYQKYYYKPVHLEQRVERTRWVVLRYPNYAMAQLAETSREAFEDYYFSVCNVDYAKMDKAQDALAALMRKTDKVHIKGPGTDLTFSIKGIPPRKCAGNRNIPDGEVYTAPVRTSINGEITYNCPSIYESTLFDRVHFVFKNGKIVHADCATDNAKLNKILDTDPGARYIGEFSFGLNPNITRPMKDILFDEKIFGSIHLTPGQCYKEAPNGNKSAIHWDLVLIQTKEFGGGEIYMDGTLVRKDGIWVHPALKDKLSAKALR from the coding sequence ATGAAAGACCCACGTCTTGTCAAACTCGCCGACACCCTGGTCAACTACTCGACCAAGGTCAAGCCCGGCGATAAGGTCCTGATCGAAGCCAAAGGCGACCACAGCCACGAACTGGTCAAGGAGATCGTTACGAAGGTCGCCGAGGCCGGCGGCCTGCCCTTCTACTACTATAATGAAGAAGAGGTGGAGCGCCGCTGGGTGCTGGGCGCCTCGGAGGCGCAACTGAAGGCCTACGGCCAGATGCACTTGCGCATGATGAGGGATATGGCCTGCTACATTGCCGTGCGCGGCTCCAACAACTCCTTCACCATGGCCGACATCCCGCGCGCCAAGCGCGAGATGTACCAGAAGTACTACTACAAACCGGTCCACCTCGAGCAAAGAGTCGAGCGCACCCGCTGGGTGGTCCTGCGTTACCCGAACTACGCCATGGCGCAACTGGCCGAGACCTCCCGCGAGGCGTTTGAGGACTACTACTTCTCGGTCTGCAATGTCGACTACGCCAAGATGGACAAGGCCCAGGACGCGTTGGCGGCGCTCATGCGCAAGACCGACAAGGTCCACATCAAAGGACCCGGCACCGATCTGACCTTCTCGATCAAGGGCATCCCGCCGAGAAAGTGCGCCGGCAACCGCAACATCCCCGACGGCGAAGTCTACACCGCCCCGGTCCGCACGTCGATCAACGGCGAGATCACCTACAACTGCCCCTCGATCTATGAGTCGACCCTCTTTGATCGCGTGCACTTCGTGTTCAAGAACGGGAAGATCGTCCACGCCGACTGCGCCACCGACAACGCCAAACTCAACAAGATCCTCGACACCGATCCAGGCGCGCGTTACATCGGCGAGTTTTCCTTTGGCCTCAATCCCAATATCACCCGGCCGATGAAGGACATTCTCTTCGACGAGAAGATTTTCGGCTCGATCCACCTGACCCCCGGCCAGTGCTACAAGGAAGCGCCCAACGGCAACAAGTCGGCGATCCACTGGGACCTGGTGCTGATCCAGACGAAGGAATTCGGCGGCGGCGAGATCTACATGGACGGAACGCTCGTGCGCAAAGACGGCATCTGGGTCCATCCGGCACTGAAGGACAAACTGTCCGCCAAGGCGCTCCGGTAA
- a CDS encoding 2-oxoacid:acceptor oxidoreductase family protein, with the protein MKDVFKKPDSFYEFFTRSAGVDKEATHYCPGCGHGNLHKLIAEAIDDLDIADRTVFVSPVGCSVFGYYYFHVGNVQSAHGRAPAVATGIKRALPHSIVISYQGDGDLAAIGANEILQAANRGESITVIFVNNAIYGMTGGQMAPTTLIDMKTTTTPYGRHAENEGYPLRISELLATLQAPVYIERCTLEDSKSIMKTRKAIRRALELQIANKGFSLIEVLSPCPTGWKLDPIDSREWITKNMLNVFPPAVYKDRADAPSRPTPPTPVYDGDEVLKIIGIKESDAAHVAKLPADFPTHKLVLAGFGGQGILLLGQLLAKSSMREGKFVSWLPSYGPEMRGGTANCHVVVSRERIGSPFVTNPTLLVAMNQPSLEKFADSVEPGGLVIYDSSFVKDVKLPAHVKAVPVPFSEIANDLGNAKVANVVAAGTIIGLTGITGADSFKSLLGSLRKELLDANLKALAAGLAEARHFGAMSNQPSVKATVS; encoded by the coding sequence GTGAAAGACGTCTTCAAAAAGCCCGACTCATTCTACGAGTTCTTTACCCGCTCGGCGGGCGTGGACAAAGAAGCGACGCACTACTGCCCCGGCTGCGGGCATGGGAACCTGCACAAACTCATCGCCGAAGCGATCGACGATTTGGACATCGCTGATCGGACGGTGTTCGTGAGCCCGGTGGGCTGCTCGGTGTTCGGTTACTACTACTTCCATGTCGGCAACGTGCAGTCGGCGCACGGCCGCGCGCCGGCGGTGGCCACCGGCATCAAGCGCGCCCTGCCGCATTCGATCGTCATTTCCTACCAGGGCGACGGCGATCTGGCGGCGATCGGCGCCAACGAGATTCTGCAGGCGGCCAACCGCGGCGAATCGATCACGGTCATCTTCGTCAACAACGCGATTTACGGCATGACCGGCGGCCAGATGGCCCCGACCACTCTGATCGACATGAAGACCACCACCACGCCGTATGGCCGTCACGCCGAAAACGAGGGCTACCCGCTGCGCATCTCGGAGTTGCTGGCGACGCTGCAGGCGCCGGTCTACATCGAGCGCTGCACCCTGGAAGATTCCAAGTCGATCATGAAGACGCGCAAGGCGATCCGCAGGGCGCTGGAGTTGCAGATCGCCAACAAGGGCTTCTCGTTGATCGAGGTGCTCAGCCCCTGTCCGACCGGATGGAAACTGGATCCGATCGATTCGCGCGAGTGGATCACCAAGAATATGCTCAACGTCTTTCCGCCGGCGGTCTACAAGGACCGCGCCGATGCGCCGTCGCGTCCGACGCCGCCGACGCCGGTGTACGATGGCGACGAAGTCCTCAAGATCATCGGCATCAAGGAGTCGGACGCGGCCCATGTGGCTAAGCTGCCGGCCGACTTCCCGACGCACAAGCTGGTGTTGGCCGGCTTCGGCGGACAGGGCATTCTGTTGCTCGGCCAACTGCTGGCAAAGTCCTCGATGCGCGAAGGGAAGTTCGTGTCGTGGCTGCCCTCCTATGGCCCCGAAATGCGGGGCGGCACGGCCAACTGCCACGTGGTCGTCTCACGCGAGCGCATCGGCTCGCCGTTTGTGACCAACCCGACCCTGTTGGTGGCGATGAACCAGCCGTCGCTGGAGAAGTTCGCCGACAGCGTGGAACCCGGCGGATTGGTGATCTACGACAGTTCCTTTGTGAAAGATGTGAAACTGCCGGCCCATGTGAAGGCGGTGCCGGTGCCGTTCTCCGAGATTGCCAACGATCTGGGGAATGCCAAGGTCGCCAACGTCGTGGCGGCGGGTACAATCATCGGCCTGACCGGTATCACCGGCGCGGACTCGTTCAAATCGCTCCTTGGATCGCTCCGCAAGGAGCTTCTCGACGCCAATCTGAAGGCCCTGGCGGCAGGGCTGGCCGAGGCCCGGCATTTCGGGGCGATGTCAAACCAGCCGTCGGTTAAGGCCACTGTGAGTTGA
- a CDS encoding 3-methyl-2-oxobutanoate dehydrogenase subunit VorB translates to MRQELMKGNEAIVLGALLAGCRSYFGYPITPASEIAETAAVMFPRLGGTFLQAESEVAAINMVYGAASTGQRTMTASSSPGISLKMEGISYCAGSELPCVVVNIMRGGPGLGNIGPEQSDYFQMVKGGGHGNYRMPVLAPNGAQEMCDLTMLAFELADKYRNPVALVADGFIGQMMEPVNVPNPVRTFPDKPWAVKGTGDTRDSLISSIHLDHNELEDHIRHMYAKYAEIEKNEVRFEEYRLEDADYVTVAYGIVSRVLMSAVDQARAAGIKVGMLRPITLWPFPAPRLKQLAGHVKGILVSECSTGMMVEDVKLAVECRVPVQFYGRNGGNIPSARELYDAIVKLTNTVGS, encoded by the coding sequence ATGCGTCAGGAATTGATGAAAGGCAACGAGGCGATCGTCCTCGGCGCGCTGTTGGCCGGCTGTCGGTCGTACTTCGGGTACCCGATCACACCCGCCTCGGAAATCGCCGAAACCGCGGCCGTGATGTTCCCGCGCTTGGGCGGGACGTTCCTGCAGGCCGAGTCGGAGGTGGCGGCGATCAACATGGTCTATGGCGCGGCCTCAACCGGTCAGCGCACGATGACGGCCTCCTCGTCACCGGGGATCTCCTTGAAGATGGAAGGAATTTCCTACTGCGCCGGTTCGGAACTGCCCTGCGTGGTGGTCAACATCATGCGCGGCGGCCCGGGGCTGGGCAACATCGGCCCGGAGCAGTCCGACTACTTCCAGATGGTCAAAGGCGGCGGGCACGGCAACTATCGCATGCCGGTCCTGGCGCCCAACGGCGCGCAGGAGATGTGCGATCTCACCATGCTGGCCTTCGAACTGGCCGACAAGTATCGCAACCCCGTGGCGCTGGTCGCCGATGGGTTCATCGGACAGATGATGGAGCCGGTCAACGTGCCCAATCCGGTGCGAACATTCCCCGACAAGCCCTGGGCGGTCAAGGGGACCGGCGACACCCGGGACAGCCTGATCAGTTCCATCCACCTCGATCACAACGAACTGGAAGACCACATCAGGCACATGTATGCCAAGTATGCTGAGATCGAGAAAAACGAGGTCCGCTTCGAGGAGTACCGTCTCGAGGACGCCGACTATGTCACCGTTGCCTATGGCATCGTCTCGCGCGTGTTGATGAGCGCGGTCGATCAGGCGCGGGCCGCGGGCATCAAGGTCGGCATGCTGCGCCCGATCACGCTCTGGCCCTTCCCGGCGCCGCGTCTCAAGCAGCTGGCCGGCCACGTCAAAGGGATCCTCGTGTCCGAGTGCTCGACCGGCATGATGGTCGAAGATGTCAAGCTGGCCGTCGAGTGCCGCGTACCGGTGCAGTTCTACGGGCGCAATGGCGGGAACATCCCCAGCGCGCGGGAGCTGTACGACGCCATCGTGAAACTGACCAACACCGTCGGGTCATGA
- a CDS encoding FAD-dependent thymidylate synthase: protein MITVQAPETSSPATMTTPHRRIYLMKDLPPEVVAVAFAKTSRSPEPFDQIAQELNETKSSQFHEKWVVGYGHASVAEHAILSLAVENVSILAAKAIEDNRLASYTEKSTRYQIYDPDHVYRPACFRSHPELNQRYEELIRELTNTYIAWSERAVEHLRKTDPCPPEKSPKAWETRLRAKACDAIRYLLPTATLTNLGWTINARALAHAIRKLTGSPLEELQEIGAEVKRAALEKVPTLLKYADPDTARVEGAGRVAELLAGTVEPPRRVAAETPAEVRLLKYDGDGLRRLAAAVAYAHQPADWTRMTSALEGWSEERLLELIRRSVESLGPFDPLPRAFEHLNYTFEITVDYGAWRDIQRHRIGTQTAQDLTPNLGWTTPALIKELGLTSDFERLIEQSASVYDALHPVFPNEAVYALMLAFRKRTLFEWNLRQVCHFVKLRGGSKGHEAYRMVAFDVWRRVLEAQPWLGRLIAPLGEDFS, encoded by the coding sequence ATGATCACCGTGCAGGCGCCCGAGACGAGCTCACCAGCCACCATGACCACACCGCACCGACGCATCTATCTAATGAAAGACCTTCCGCCCGAAGTGGTGGCGGTGGCCTTCGCCAAGACCTCGCGATCACCGGAGCCGTTTGACCAGATCGCGCAGGAGCTCAACGAGACCAAGTCGTCGCAGTTCCACGAGAAATGGGTGGTCGGCTACGGCCATGCGTCGGTCGCCGAGCACGCGATCCTCTCATTGGCGGTCGAGAATGTTTCGATCCTCGCGGCCAAAGCGATCGAAGACAACCGGCTGGCCTCCTACACCGAGAAATCGACCCGCTACCAGATTTATGACCCCGACCATGTTTACCGTCCGGCCTGCTTCCGCAGTCATCCTGAACTCAACCAGCGCTACGAGGAATTGATCCGCGAGTTGACCAACACCTATATCGCCTGGTCGGAGCGGGCGGTCGAACATCTGCGGAAGACCGACCCCTGTCCACCGGAGAAGTCGCCGAAGGCGTGGGAGACCCGTCTGCGTGCCAAGGCCTGCGATGCCATCCGCTATCTATTGCCGACGGCGACCTTGACCAATCTCGGCTGGACGATCAACGCGCGGGCGCTGGCGCATGCGATCCGCAAGCTGACCGGCTCGCCGCTTGAGGAATTGCAGGAGATCGGCGCCGAGGTCAAACGCGCCGCGCTGGAGAAAGTCCCGACGCTGTTGAAATACGCCGATCCCGACACCGCGCGGGTGGAAGGGGCGGGGCGTGTGGCCGAACTGCTTGCCGGAACGGTCGAGCCGCCGCGCCGTGTCGCGGCCGAGACTCCGGCGGAAGTGCGTCTGCTCAAGTATGATGGCGATGGGCTTCGTCGCCTGGCGGCGGCGGTCGCCTACGCGCATCAGCCCGCCGACTGGACGCGGATGACATCAGCGCTCGAGGGCTGGTCCGAGGAGCGGCTCTTGGAGTTGATTCGCCGCAGCGTCGAGAGTCTGGGCCCGTTCGATCCGTTGCCGCGCGCCTTCGAACATCTCAATTACACGTTTGAGATCACCGTCGATTACGGCGCCTGGCGCGACATCCAGCGCCATCGCATCGGGACCCAGACCGCGCAGGACCTCACGCCTAATCTCGGCTGGACCACGCCGGCGCTGATCAAAGAGCTCGGGTTAACGTCCGACTTCGAACGCTTGATCGAACAGTCGGCGTCGGTCTACGACGCCCTCCATCCCGTCTTCCCCAACGAAGCGGTTTATGCGCTCATGCTGGCGTTCCGCAAGCGCACGCTCTTCGAATGGAACCTGCGTCAGGTCTGCCATTTCGTCAAACTTCGCGGCGGCTCCAAGGGGCATGAGGCGTATCGGATGGTGGCCTTCGACGTGTGGCGGAGGGTTCTAGAGGCGCAGCCGTGGCTGGGTCGATTGATTGCTCCGCTGGGCGAGGATTTTAGCTGA
- a CDS encoding 4Fe-4S dicluster domain-containing protein — MSERSTMPVPPSLPWVHVNSRLCKGCDFCVKACPPEVLGFSTDINERGYRYSYYLGDGCTGCGICFYNCPEPGAIIVWRKPADKKEKKVLS; from the coding sequence ATGAGCGAACGCTCCACCATGCCCGTCCCCCCCTCGTTGCCGTGGGTCCACGTCAACAGCCGGTTGTGCAAGGGATGTGATTTCTGCGTCAAGGCCTGCCCGCCGGAGGTGCTGGGGTTTTCCACCGACATCAACGAGCGCGGCTATCGCTACTCCTACTACCTTGGCGATGGCTGCACCGGATGCGGGATCTGTTTTTACAACTGCCCGGAGCCGGGCGCGATCATCGTCTGGCGCAAACCGGCGGACAAAAAGGAAAAGAAAGTCCTCAGTTAA
- a CDS encoding TrkH family potassium uptake protein → MNLRLLARVAGLILAIEALFMATSIAWAVADADFDAVQNFVVAAGLTGAIGLLAWQWGRKNPIEYIHAREAVATVTIVWLAVGLFGALPYLLERAFPDWPSAVFESVSGFTTTGASAFTDVEALSRALLWWRALTHWLGGMGIIVMFIAIFPRLGLGAVHLFRSETAGPITEKLRPRLRHTSLILWYIYIGLTFAEVVMLWLFGLTPFEALTHSFATIATGGFSTRNLSIGGFDSLAVEMTVLAFMVLAGINFGLYYRVARGEWRDAWRDPELRAYLAIMTVAVIAISAVILPAQPSPVAALRHGSFSVVTASTETGFVTDDFDKYPDFARLLIMGLMIIGGCAGSTSGGIKVARIVVAARAFLNDLVKSFRPHAVLAVRVGGTAIDPRTVREVALYIGAYLALFLLGSLALTLMGVDMTSSLTASISCLGGCGPGLGAVGPMGNYAFVPAAGKLLLALLMILGRLEILTVLALAVPAFWRK, encoded by the coding sequence ATGAATCTGCGCCTGTTGGCCCGCGTCGCGGGACTAATCCTCGCCATCGAAGCGCTCTTCATGGCGACGTCGATTGCCTGGGCGGTCGCCGATGCCGACTTCGACGCCGTGCAGAACTTCGTCGTCGCCGCCGGCCTGACCGGCGCGATCGGGCTTTTGGCGTGGCAATGGGGGCGCAAAAATCCGATTGAGTACATCCATGCCCGTGAGGCGGTGGCGACCGTGACCATCGTCTGGCTCGCCGTGGGGCTGTTCGGCGCTCTACCCTACTTGCTGGAACGCGCCTTTCCCGACTGGCCCTCGGCGGTCTTTGAGTCGGTCTCGGGCTTCACGACCACCGGCGCCAGCGCCTTCACCGACGTCGAGGCGCTCTCGCGCGCGCTGTTGTGGTGGCGGGCGCTCACGCATTGGCTGGGCGGGATGGGCATCATCGTGATGTTCATCGCCATCTTCCCGCGGCTGGGACTGGGTGCGGTGCATCTGTTTCGCTCGGAGACTGCCGGACCGATCACCGAGAAACTGCGGCCGCGCCTCCGGCATACCTCGCTCATCCTCTGGTACATCTACATCGGCCTGACCTTCGCCGAGGTCGTGATGCTTTGGCTGTTCGGCCTGACGCCGTTTGAGGCGCTGACACACTCGTTTGCCACCATCGCCACTGGCGGCTTCTCCACCCGCAACCTGAGCATCGGCGGCTTCGACTCGCTGGCGGTGGAGATGACCGTGCTGGCATTCATGGTGCTGGCGGGGATCAACTTCGGCCTTTACTACCGTGTCGCGCGCGGGGAGTGGCGCGACGCCTGGCGCGATCCGGAACTGCGCGCCTACCTGGCCATCATGACCGTGGCGGTCATCGCTATCAGCGCGGTGATCCTGCCTGCGCAGCCCTCGCCGGTGGCCGCGCTGCGGCATGGCAGTTTCTCGGTCGTCACCGCCAGCACCGAGACCGGGTTTGTCACCGACGATTTCGACAAGTACCCCGATTTTGCCCGGCTGCTCATCATGGGGCTGATGATCATCGGCGGCTGCGCTGGTTCCACCTCCGGAGGGATCAAGGTGGCGCGCATTGTGGTCGCGGCACGGGCGTTCCTGAATGATCTCGTCAAGAGCTTCCGGCCGCACGCGGTGCTGGCGGTGCGGGTGGGCGGCACCGCGATCGATCCGCGCACCGTGCGCGAGGTCGCGCTCTACATCGGCGCGTATCTCGCTCTGTTCCTGCTGGGATCGCTGGCGTTGACCCTGATGGGCGTCGACATGACATCCTCACTGACCGCCAGCATCTCCTGCCTCGGCGGCTGCGGCCCGGGTCTGGGCGCGGTCGGCCCGATGGGCAACTACGCGTTTGTGCCGGCGGCCGGCAAACTCCTGCTGGCGCTGCTGATGATCCTCGGACGACTCGAGATCCTCACCGTCCTCGCGCTGGCCGTGCCCGCCTTCTGGCGCAAGTAG
- a CDS encoding GDSL-type esterase/lipase family protein — MGKRRTHRARILAVILGATLVAELAGRLAGPPPLPPTSAFIEAQEWRYPDWVQQDPELFWRYRPSRVIDGQFIRPGRYTINTHGYRGADYPIDKPAGVTRVVCLGESNTFGLGVSDEAVWPRHLERRLNALDPQKRRWEVLNLAVTNYSTVQGVRQARQELPRLKPDIVLFCYSWADHQPAANGIADDQLQVGFGWQVTVNNWLRRSALVRWLRAGWSAMAPPSLPAQAPPGFNQRRVASTEYSENIERLTRESLAVGARPVLVTSPIAWPPEGMSDTSGIFHVHHRYRRLARFGVLAAGGEFVELANVFDEFPRFYDKDAGQFELFNAQGHEFTGEFLARYLLGDSIVVARYGSRIYTQGR, encoded by the coding sequence ATGGGCAAACGCCGGACACACAGGGCACGCATCCTCGCCGTCATCCTGGGGGCCACTCTTGTGGCCGAACTGGCCGGCCGTCTGGCCGGTCCACCTCCCCTGCCGCCGACATCCGCCTTTATCGAAGCGCAAGAGTGGCGTTACCCGGATTGGGTCCAACAGGACCCGGAACTCTTCTGGCGCTACCGCCCCAGCCGCGTGATCGACGGACAGTTCATCCGACCGGGACGCTACACCATCAACACACACGGCTATCGCGGCGCGGACTATCCCATCGACAAACCCGCCGGCGTAACGCGCGTGGTCTGCCTGGGCGAATCCAATACCTTCGGACTGGGTGTCTCCGACGAGGCGGTCTGGCCGCGCCATTTGGAGCGGCGGCTCAACGCGCTGGACCCACAGAAGCGGCGCTGGGAAGTGCTCAATCTGGCGGTCACCAACTATTCAACCGTGCAGGGCGTGCGCCAGGCCCGGCAGGAATTGCCCCGCCTGAAACCGGATATCGTGCTCTTCTGCTACTCCTGGGCCGATCACCAGCCCGCGGCCAATGGGATCGCCGACGATCAATTGCAGGTCGGTTTCGGCTGGCAGGTGACGGTCAACAATTGGCTGCGTCGCAGCGCCCTCGTGCGCTGGTTGAGAGCGGGATGGAGCGCAATGGCGCCGCCATCCCTCCCCGCCCAGGCGCCGCCGGGATTCAACCAGCGCCGTGTCGCCTCGACGGAATACTCCGAGAACATCGAACGACTGACGCGCGAATCGCTGGCCGTCGGGGCGCGTCCGGTGCTGGTGACCTCGCCGATTGCCTGGCCGCCGGAGGGAATGAGCGACACCTCCGGCATCTTCCATGTGCACCACCGCTACCGCCGTCTGGCGCGATTCGGCGTGCTCGCCGCCGGCGGCGAGTTTGTCGAGCTGGCCAACGTCTTCGACGAGTTCCCGCGTTTCTACGACAAGGACGCCGGCCAATTCGAGTTGTTCAACGCGCAAGGGCACGAATTCACCGGCGAATTCCTCGCGCGCTACTTGCTGGGCGATTCGATCGTGGTCGCCCGTTACGGCAGCCGGATCTACACGCAGGGTCGGTAA
- a CDS encoding alpha/beta hydrolase-fold protein, with protein sequence MRKQATWFGLGAAAVVAALLMIGCTEHESPLGPPTLSSKQPVTTTFSFDAQLDRNSAEDRDSRRVTVVYASDEPPTIPQAPFPVLYLLHDFQGDAGYFERYGLQTLVDEMYKNGEIGRMLIVTVDASNYFGGSYYRNSATTGRYEDMLDALIDNVEFTYKVHTQGGRAARAISGQGMGGYGAMRFALDHADMFSSVSSMSGPLSLGDPNAGTGVWHPTNGIVHRVFQENGTGPGDPQLYAKLTAGFEVHAETRNFLAMASAFSPHPLRVFDSLGMKLVPKFPFIGRYDTLYNQEFYSPRPAGANTLSFDSQVDTFGVGVDVIFDSNGAISEPVWALWRDSADVKNVFVAKRAQDPQFWNDLDIYIDVGLENEYGYLEQNRDFHQTLTQAGVAHTYIEYEGSGSIRPGHSDLLLTRLREVIKFHSERLVRPAGPQ encoded by the coding sequence GTGCGTAAGCAGGCGACATGGTTTGGCCTTGGCGCGGCGGCGGTCGTCGCCGCCCTTCTGATGATCGGCTGCACCGAGCACGAAAGCCCGCTCGGTCCGCCAACCCTGTCCAGCAAGCAGCCGGTCACCACGACCTTTTCCTTCGACGCGCAACTCGACCGCAATTCGGCCGAGGACCGCGATTCCCGGCGCGTCACGGTGGTTTACGCCTCCGATGAACCGCCGACCATTCCGCAGGCGCCGTTTCCGGTACTTTATTTGCTTCACGACTTCCAAGGCGATGCCGGGTATTTCGAGCGCTACGGCCTGCAGACGCTGGTCGACGAAATGTATAAGAACGGCGAGATCGGGCGGATGCTGATCGTCACAGTGGACGCGTCGAACTATTTTGGCGGATCCTACTACCGCAATTCCGCGACCACCGGCAGGTACGAGGACATGCTCGATGCGCTCATCGACAATGTTGAGTTCACCTACAAGGTCCACACGCAGGGGGGACGCGCGGCGCGCGCCATCTCCGGCCAGGGCATGGGCGGCTACGGGGCGATGCGTTTTGCGCTCGATCATGCCGACATGTTCAGCTCCGTGTCCTCCATGTCGGGCCCGTTGTCGCTGGGCGACCCGAACGCCGGCACCGGTGTCTGGCATCCGACCAACGGCATTGTGCACCGGGTGTTCCAAGAGAACGGCACTGGTCCGGGCGATCCGCAGTTGTACGCCAAGTTGACCGCCGGCTTTGAGGTCCACGCCGAGACCCGCAATTTCCTGGCGATGGCCTCGGCGTTTTCACCCCATCCGTTGCGCGTGTTCGATTCGCTGGGTATGAAGCTGGTACCGAAGTTCCCGTTCATCGGCCGCTACGACACACTGTACAATCAGGAGTTCTACAGCCCGCGTCCGGCCGGCGCCAACACCCTGTCCTTTGACAGCCAGGTTGACACCTTCGGCGTGGGCGTCGATGTCATCTTCGATTCCAATGGCGCGATCTCCGAGCCGGTGTGGGCGCTGTGGCGCGACTCGGCCGACGTTAAGAACGTCTTTGTCGCCAAGCGCGCACAGGATCCGCAGTTCTGGAACGACCTGGACATCTATATCGATGTCGGGTTGGAGAACGAGTACGGCTACCTTGAGCAGAATCGCGACTTCCACCAGACGCTGACCCAGGCCGGTGTGGCGCATACCTATATCGAATACGAGGGCTCCGGCTCCATACGGCCCGGGCATTCCGATTTGCTGCTCACGCGGTTGCGCGAAGTCATCAAGTTCCACTCGGAACGTCTGGTCCGGCCCGCCGGCCCGCAGTGA
- the trkA gene encoding Trk system potassium transporter TrkA — translation MDVVVIGMGEVGKHIASVLVAENHNVTLIDRSESALAHAQESMDVMTLCGDGGSLSTLTQAKADAADLVIAVTDNDEINLLACLMAKKLGAGRVVARVSDTNDPLTTDSSLATSLGIDMVISPERAAAVELARIIEAAGVLWVETFSDERIVMVRLRVNDRAAPSVGKTLLELVTPANTLIAAIGRAGRFIIPDGRERIDVDDELYLIGRTDVIDEAREALVGPRHPANKVVIIGASAIGRALSNELTKLGIDSFIVERDGQVAEQAAMQLAGANVIHGDGTQSEFLRSADLGNADVFVVVTRSDEVNLMAGLLAKKMGIPTVIALTHKPDYAPIYEELGIDTTISPRLLAANQVLRYVRKGRVVAVSVLANGQGEVLELQTIHGARICGRPLKEIGFPSGARIGAVVTDDDVVIPSGDYVVPEQAHVIVFTTPDRREEVEQLFRKKTLSLF, via the coding sequence ATGGACGTGGTCGTCATCGGAATGGGGGAAGTCGGCAAGCACATCGCCTCCGTGCTGGTTGCCGAGAATCACAACGTCACCCTGATCGACCGGTCCGAAAGCGCGCTGGCCCACGCGCAGGAGTCGATGGATGTCATGACGCTTTGCGGCGACGGAGGCAGTCTCTCCACGCTGACGCAGGCGAAAGCCGACGCCGCCGACCTGGTCATCGCGGTGACCGACAACGACGAGATCAACCTGCTGGCCTGCCTGATGGCCAAAAAACTCGGCGCCGGACGGGTGGTGGCGCGCGTCTCCGACACGAACGACCCGCTGACCACCGACAGCTCGCTGGCCACCAGTCTGGGCATCGACATGGTGATCAGCCCCGAACGCGCCGCCGCGGTGGAGTTGGCCCGCATCATCGAGGCGGCCGGGGTCCTCTGGGTTGAAACCTTCAGCGACGAACGCATCGTGATGGTGCGATTGCGTGTCAACGACCGCGCCGCCCCCTCGGTGGGCAAGACGCTGCTTGAACTGGTCACGCCCGCCAACACGCTGATTGCGGCGATCGGGCGCGCTGGCCGTTTCATCATCCCCGATGGGCGCGAACGCATCGACGTCGATGACGAGCTCTACCTCATTGGCCGCACCGACGTGATCGACGAGGCGCGCGAGGCGCTGGTCGGCCCGCGCCACCCCGCCAATAAAGTGGTGATCATCGGCGCCTCCGCCATCGGACGGGCGTTGTCGAACGAACTGACCAAACTCGGCATCGACTCGTTCATTGTCGAGCGCGACGGCCAGGTCGCCGAGCAGGCCGCCATGCAGCTGGCCGGCGCCAATGTCATCCACGGCGACGGCACGCAAAGCGAGTTTCTGCGGTCGGCCGATTTGGGCAACGCCGATGTCTTTGTGGTGGTGACCCGCTCCGACGAGGTCAACCTTATGGCCGGGCTGCTGGCCAAGAAGATGGGGATCCCCACCGTCATCGCCCTGACGCACAAGCCCGACTACGCGCCCATCTACGAGGAACTTGGCATCGACACGACCATCTCGCCGCGGCTTTTGGCCGCCAACCAGGTTCTGCGCTATGTGCGCAAGGGACGTGTGGTGGCGGTCAGCGTGCTGGCCAATGGCCAGGGCGAGGTGCTGGAATTGCAGACCATCCATGGCGCACGCATCTGCGGACGGCCACTCAAAGAAATCGGTTTCCCGTCCGGCGCCCGCATCGGCGCGGTGGTGACCGATGACGACGTCGTCATTCCCTCCGGCGACTACGTCGTCCCGGAGCAGGCGCATGTCATCGTGTTCACGACACCCGACCGTCGGGAGGAAGTGGAGCAGTTGTTCCGTAAGAAAACACTTTCGTTGTTCTGA